The DNA region TAGCGATCGAGCGAGACCGCCTCGAGCGCATCCGGACGGAAGAGCTCCCGGTAGATCTCGAACGCGAGCGGCAGCGCGAGCGCGAGCGCCGCGAGATCGATGAGACGCACCGCTGCGTCCCCCGACCGTGACTTATGGTGAAACATGGAACTCCCCCCGGAACACCTGCAGCTCGCGTTCTACATCAGCGGCGTCTGTGGTTGCTCGGCCCAAAACGTGGTCGAGTGACCGTGTGACACGCACCCAGCGTCGCACGCGCATGGCGGATTCGTGGACGATCTCCACGATCGCGGCGCCGATCGCTGCGCGGCGCCACGACTCGCCCCCGTGCGCGTCCGTTCAACGTGGGACGCCCTCCCCCGCACGCGAGCGCGGATTGCGGCGCGTTCGCGTGACGCGGTCGAGAACGCCGCGCGGCGCGCGCGTGACGGTCGCACGTGGGGCCCGTTGCTCGAGCGCGTGCGCCGACCTGCCGGCGCGGCCCCGCGGCGCGCATGCGTTCCACCGCGCGGAGCGGCCGCGATCGCGCGCCGCGCCCCGCCGCGCGGTCACCCGAACAGTGGATACCGAGGCACCCGCACCGGCCGTAGCATCCCGCCACGCAGCCACCCGGTACGGGTGGCCGCGACGCCAGGGGAGCCGCGGTCGTCCCGCGGATCGTGTCCACCATGTCCGACCAGCTTGCCGCCTCCGGGCGCGTCCTCTCGCGCGGCGTCCTCGCGCTGGCCGCCGTACTCTCCTCCGCGTGTGGCCCGACCGGGCGTTACATCCGCGCCGAGGACCTCCCGCCGGCGCAGGCCGACGCCGACTACCGCGTCGCGCGGGGTGACGTCCTCGGGGTGCGCGTCTGGAACCAGGAGAACATGTCGGTCGAGCAGGCGCGCGTCCGCGAGGACGGGCGCATCTCGATGCCGTTCCTGCAGGACGTGAACGCCGCGGGCCAGACGCCCGCCGAGCTGGCGCAGCGGATCCAGGCGCAGCTCAAGACCTACGTCGTCAACCCCGTGGTCACCGTCACCGTGGTCGAGATGCAGCCGCTGCGCGTCTCCGTGACCGGCGAGGTGATGCGGCCCGGCCTCTACGACCTGGAGCGCGGCGCCGGGGTCCTGTCGGCGCTGGCCGCGGCCGGGAGCTTCACCGAGTTCGCCCACCGGGACCGTGTCTTCGTCCTGCGGCACGCGGCCGCCCCGGGCGATGCCGCGGTCACGCGCATCCGCTTCCGGTACGAGGCGCTGATCCAGGCCGAGCGGCGCTCCGCCGCGTTCCGGCTGCAGCCCGGCGACGTGGTCGTGGTGGAGTGACGGTGACGGGCGCCGCCGCCCTCGCGCTCGCGTCGCTGCTGCTCGGCGCGGGCGAGCTGCGCGTGGACTCCGGCGTCCGGATCGAGGGGCTCGCGCGGCAGTTCTCGCCGGAGCACGGCCGGGACGACCGGGCGCTCGACGGCGTCGTGGCGCCGCGCGCCGGGCTCGACTGGCGGGCGGCCCCGGAGCTGCGCCTGTGGGCGACGTACGTCCCGCGGCTGCGCGCGCCGGACCTGACCCGCTCCGTCGATCTCGTGGTGCTGCACACGGGCGTGCTTCGCGCCGAGATCCGCCCGGACCCCGCCTGGCGGCTGGCGGCCCGCGCCGGCGGCGAGCGCGGGACCACCGACCTCGTCACCGAGAGCCGAGCCACCGGCGTCGAGCTCCAGACCATCACCACCCTGCGCCGGCTGCGCTACCGGGCCGCCCGGGCCGACGTCGAGCTGGAGCGGCTGCCCGGCCGCCGCGCGCAGGCGCAGCGCCTCGCGGGCGAGGGGCTCCTCCAGGCGCTGCACCTGGCCATCCACCCCCCGGTCCTCCCGGATCTCCGGCTGGCCTTCGGCGCCTTCGTGGACGGCGGCGAGGGGGCCGCGGCGGAGGCGCTGCTGCCCCTCGAGCGCGGCGTCCGCGCCGAGGCGACCGCCGGCTGGTCCGTGACGCGCCTCGATCGCGTGGGCTTCCGCCTGGCCGCGGTCGGCACGCGCATCGAGCGAGGCATGACCTCGGCGATCGCCACCGCCGACGCGCTGTGGCGGCGCCGCCTCACGCGCGAGCTGGACGGCTGGGCCGGCGCGGGCGCGGCGGGCGTCCACGAGGATCCTCCGGGCGGGACCGCCAGCACCCGGGCGTTCCCCAGCGCCGAGCTCGGCCTCGCGCGGCTGCCGTCGGCAGGCGCCGGGGTGGAGGACGCCGAGGCGTCCGCGGGCCGGCCCAGCTTCCTGTCGGCGGTCGCGACGCTCGCCGTGCTGCGCCTCGCGCCCGCGGTCGATCGCGCCACCGGCGAGGCCAACCCGGAGCTGGAGGGGACGCTGAGCGCCGGCTGGCTGGCGACGCCGCGGTGGTCGCTCTCGCTGGCGGGCATGGGCGCGGTCGTGCGAGACGGCGGCGAGAACACGCGCCGCTGGCGCATCGAGGCGCGGACGTCCTGGACGCCGGTCCCGACCGTCCAGCTCTCGGTGGGCGTCTACGGCCTGCGGCAGCGGACGCCCATGCCCGACGTGCCGTCCTTCGACGAGTGGGGCGCGTTCCTCGCGCTCGAGCTCGACCCGCCGAGCTGGAGCCCCTGAGGCGCAGCGTCTAGGGGGCGGTGCCGGCGCGCGGGGACGGGGCCCGATCGGTCGCGTCCGCCAGCCAGGGCCGGCGGCCCTCGCGATCGGCGGCAGGCTGGCGCGCGGTGCGCGCCACGATGGCGAGGAAGCGCGGGTCCTTCACGAGGTAGCGGTGCGCCAGCCGCCGCGGCTCCTGCGAGAGCCGGAACAGCCACTCGAGCCCGCCGCGCGACACCCAGCGCGGCGCGCGCCGCACCCGGCCCGCCAGGAAGTCGATGGACGCCCCCAGGCCGAGGGCGACCGCCGGTCCGAGGTGCGGCAGCGAGCGCTGGATGAACCGCTCCTGCTTCGGCGCGCCGAGCCCGACGACCACGAGCTGCGCGTCCGCGCGCCGCACGCGCTCGAGGATGCCGCGCTCGCCCGTGTCGCCCTCCACCGCCACGCGAGGCGCGTCCACGCCGGCGACGACGACGCCCAGCTCGCGCTCGAGCCGGGCTGCGGCGAGCTCGGCCGAGCCCGGGGCACCTCCGAGCAGGTACACGCGCCACCGCGCAGCGCCCGCGTGCTGCATCAGCGGCCACACCAGGTCGGAGCCCGACACCTTCTCCGGTACCGGGGTCCCGAGCAGCCGCATCGCCCAGACGAGCGCCTGGCCGTCTGCCAGCGAGAGGCTCGCCTCCGCGTAGGCCGAGCGGAACGCGCCGTCGTCCTCCGCGGTCACGACGTGGTCCACGTTCGGCGTGAACACGCTCCCGCCCGCGCCCGCGCGCACCAGGGCGCCGATGCGCTCGATGGCCTCGGCCATGGTGAGCGCGTCCAGCCAGAGCTGCCCGATGCGAACCCGGCGATTGCCCGACCCGGGTGTGCCGGCGAGCGCGTGCGACGCGGTTGGCTCCACGGTTCCCCCTTGCCGACCACGCGCAGCATCTGCGGGTCTCTCCGCTGCGTCAAGCGGGCTCGGGACATCGCGCACGCGGCGCGCCGCGCTGCCCCGTGCTACGCTTCCTGGGTGCGCCGCGCCGGCGCCCGGGGGGTCGATGTCGGAGACAGAGTTGCCCGAGCTCGCGCAGAGGATGGGGCACCGCGTGCTCCTCCCCGAGGCGCCGCCCAGCAAGGAGTGCCAGCAGCTCTGGTTCATGCTGGCGCGGTCTCGCTGGCGCTCCATCGCGCTCATCCCCGCGGACGAAGGGATCTCCACCGCGCAGCTCGCGGCGTCGCTCGCCGAGGTGGGCCGGCAGCTGCGCGAGGGCGCGGTGACGGCCCTCAACCTGCCTCATCTCGACTACATCACCGCGTCCGGCATCGCCGACGCGATCTCGGCCGCCGGGCGCGGCGAGGGCGTGCCGGAGGACCTCCAGATCATCGTGGCCATCCCGCCGGTGCTCGACGACCCGCTCGGCGTCGCCGTGGCGCACGCCGTGGACGCGGCCGTCCTGTGCGTCGAGCTGGGCAAGGTGCGCCTGAGCGCGGCGCGCCGGACCATCGAGCTGGTGGGCCGCGAGCGCTTCCTCGGCAGCATCGTGCGCCGCACCTGAGCCGCCCCGCGCGCTCAGGTCCCGCGCGCGGCCCCGGCGCGGACGAAGCGCATGGCGAACCACAGCGTCCACCCGAAGTGGAGCGCGTACGCGAGGAGGCGCCCGGTCGCGAGGCCCAGGGAGCCCCAGCCGACGAGCAGCACCGTCGCCACCAGGAACGCCGCCGCCCAGCCCGAGTTCATGAGGAACCCGAGCCAGAGGCGCTCGGAGGCGGCGAGGACGTAGCCGACCGGGTTGGTGATGGCGACGATGCCCGCGGTGATCAGGACGACCGCGAACGTCGGCCACGCGTCGGCGAACTGCGGACCGTAGATCCGCACCAGCCACGGGCTCGCCAGACAGCCCGCGGCCACGATGGGGATGACGGCGGCCGCGTTCATCGCCACCGCGGCCCGGAGCACCGCGCGCACCCCCGGGCCGTCCCCGCGGCCGACCCGCTCCGAGAGCACCGGCAGCACGGGCCCGCACAGCGCGTTGGGCAGGAACAGCACCGCCGCGTACCACTGGTTGGCGGCCGAGAACGCGCCCATCTCCGGGTAGCCGCCGGGCTGGTTCACCAGGATCGCCGCGGCCGCCCAGCTCACCGGCCCCACCATGACGCCCTGGGCGAGCGCCGGGAGCGAGAACGTCCACAGGATGCGCTGCTCGCGCCACCAGCCCCTCGGCGACACCGGCACGCGATCGCGGCGCGCGTGGACGCGGACCGCCACGTGCGTCAGCGCCCACTGCAGCGCCGCCGTGACCACCGTGGCCCAGACCGCGCCCTGGAGCCCCCAGCGCCAGACCCCGACCACGGCGATGGGGACGCCCAGCAGCCCGAGCCACACGTTCAGCTGGGTCTGGGTCCGAAACGCCTCGAAGCCGGCGAGCGCACCGGTCTGTGCGCCGCCCATGGTCGTGAACACCAGCCCCAGGCCGGCGATGCGCAGCGGCTCGGTGAGGTGCGGGGCGCCGATGGTGCTCGACGCGAGCCACGGCGCGAACGCCCACAGCAGCGCGGCGGCGAGCACGCCGGTGGCCGCGCTGAGCACCGCGGACATGCCCAGGATCCGCCCGGCGCGCTCGGGGTCCTTCGTCCGCAGCTCCGAGACGTACTTCGTGGCGGTCATGCCGAGGCCCAGGCTCGCGAACGCCTGGAACGTGAGCAGCGTCGAGAGCAGCACCCCGAGCTCGCCGTACTGCGCCTTGCCGAGGAACCGGGCCGTGACGACCGACGCCGCGAGGGCGAACGCCCGCGAGAGCGCGCTGCCGGCGAACGACCAGAACGCCCCCTCGGCGAGCCGGGTCGCCAGGTGCGAACCCTCGATGCGCTCCGCGAGCCGGCGGACCGGGGCTGGCATCCCGGGCGCGCAGGAGAGGCGCCGGAGCAGGCTCGGCCTCGCGACGCCCTCGAGCATCTCGTCCACGCGCCCCCCCGGCCGGCTCAGCTCGACCGCGCGCCCAGCGCCGCCGCGATGCGCTCGCTCGCGTGACCGTCGCCGTACACGTCCACCACCCGCGCCATCTGCCGGTACGCCGCCTGGTCGGTGGCGAGCCGCACGCACCACTCCTGGATGGCGGCGCGGCTCGTCCCGACCAGCCGCGACACGCCCGCGTCCACGCTCTCGCGGCGCTCCGTCACCTCGCGCATCACCAGCACCGGCTTGCCGAGCGCGGCCGCCTCCTCCTGGATCCCGCCGGAGTCGGTGAGGATGAACCGGCAGCGCTGCGCGAGCCAGATGAGCTCGGGGTAGCCGACCGGCGCGCCGAGGTGGACGTTGGGCGCCGTCCCGAGCACCTCGAAGACCGGCTTGCGGACGTTCGGGTTGAGGTGCACCGGGTAGACGAACTGCAGGTCCTGATCGCGGGCCACGTCGCGGATGGCGTGGCAGAGGTCCTCGAAGGGCTTGCCGAAGCTCTCCCGGCGGTGCCCGGTGACGAGCACGAAGTCGCGATCCGCGCGCAGCCCGGGGAACGCGCTCGCCACGGAGCGGGCGACGGCCTCGTCACCCTTCATCCGCTCGACGCCGGCGTGGAGCGCGTCGATGACGGTGTTGCCGACGACGTGGATCCGATCCGGCGCCACGCGCTCGGCCAGGAGGTTGTCGCGCGCCGTCGCGGTCGGGCAGAAGTGGAGGTCGGTGACCGCCGAGATCATCACCCGGTTCACCTCCTCCGGGTACGGCTTGAAGCGATCGAAGCTGCGCAGGCCGGCCTCCACGTGCGCGACCCGCACGCGGCGGTGGAAGGACGCGAGCGCGGCGCAGAACGCGGTGGTCGTGTCGCCCTGCACGATGGTCCAGTCGGGCGCGAACGAGGTCAGCACACCGTCGAGGCCGACCAGCGCCCGGGACGCGAGGCCGCTGAGCGACTGATCGGGCCGCATCACGTCGAGGTCGCTGTCCACCCGCAGGTCGAAGAACGACAGGATGCTCGTCACCATCTCGCGGTGCTGCCCGGTGAAGCACACGTGCGTGGTGGCGGCGGGCAGGCGCCGGAGCTCCCGGATCACCGGCGCGAGCTTGATGGCCTCGGGCCGGGTGCCCATCACGACAAGCAGCTTGAGGTCTCGTGTCACTCGGTCGGACACCTTCTCGAAGGGAGGTTGCCGGCCGGAACGTAGCCCAGGGCGCCGGCGGCGTCGAGGCGATCGACCTCCCTTGGCGACGTGTAGGTCGGTCGTGTGACAGGGCGCGCGAGCCGCCCCAACGCGTGCGTCCGCGAGCCCCCATGCCATGTCACGCCCGCGCGGGAGCGCACCCGGCGCGAGGCTGTTGGTAGCATGCGCGCGGCGGGTCCACCGCCGGGGGAAGATCGCCAGATGACGGAGCCGCGGGCCGTGGCCAGACCGAAGGTGTGCATGGTGAGCTACGGCGAGTCGAACACCACCCTGCCGCCCATGTTCAACGAGGCGCTCTCGCTCGCCGAGGCCGGCTTCGAGGTCGAGTCGATCGCGCTCGCGGCGTCGCCCGGCGGCCCCATGGTCGAGACGTACGCCGCCGGCTTCTCCACCCGCCGGTTCCACCTCCGCACCCGCGGGTTCTTCCACGCGCGGCTGGGGCACTCGGTCGCGAACCCCGCGGTGGCGGCGCTCCAGTACGTGCTCTCGTACGCGGAGTTCGTCGCGCGCGCCGCCGTGCGCGCCTGGCGCAGCCGCGCAGACGCCTACACGGCCCACGACCTGCCCGCGCTGCTGCCCACGCTGCTCGCGGCGAAGGCGCGCGGCCGGCCGCTCGTGTACCGGGCGCACGAGCTCTACCCGGAGACGCACGCGCGCGTCCGGTTCGCCTGGTTCTGGCGGCTGCTCGATCGCGTCCTGGTCCCGCGCTGCGACGAGGTCGTCACGCCCGACGACAACCGCTCCCGCATCTACCGGGAGGAGCTCGGCGCGCGCAGTCCCCCGCTGACCGTGCGCAACTGCCCTCCGTACCGGCCGCCCGTCGAGAGCACCCGGCTGCGCGACGAGCTCTCGCGCCGCGGCGTCGCCTGCTCGACGATCGTGCTGTACCAGGGCCTGGTGGACTCGATGCGGTGCATCGAGGAGATCGCGGAGGCGAGCCGCCACTTCGACGACGGCGTGGTGCTCGTCATCATGGGCGGCGGCTTCGGCGCGTGGGCCGACCCGGGCGCGCGCCTCGCGGACCACGCGCGCATCGTGGTGCTGCCGCCGGTGCCGTACCGCGAGCTCGCGCCCTACACGGCGTCGGCGGACGTCGGCGTCCTGCTGTACCGCAACGACTGCCGGAACAACTACTACTGCGCCCCCAACAAGCTGTTCGAGTACATGATGATGGGCCTTCCGGTCGTCGCCCCCAGCTTCCCGGGCATGGCGCGGATCGTGGCCGGAGACGACGTCGGCCTGTGCGTGGATCCCTCCCGTCCGGAGGAGATCGCCGCCGCCGTGAACCGGCTGGCGCGAGACCCGGCCGCCCGCGCGCGCATGCGGGCGAACGGGCTGAGGCTGTCGCAGGAGCGGTACAACTGGCGCGTCGAGTCGGAGCCGCTCCTCGAGCGGTACCGGGCGCTGGTGGCAGAGCGCCGGACGACCGCGCCGAGCACCGGCGAGCTCGCCTGATTCGCCGGACGCGAAGCGGGCGGCGCCCCGGGGAGGAGCGCCGCCCGTCGCGAGGCGGGGGGCTGCGAGCGCCTGCTACGGCGTGCCGGCGTCGAACCGCGCCTTCGCCGGGAGGACCGCCACCTTCGTGCTGCCCGCGGGATCCACCCACGGCCACGGGCTCGAGCCGAAGAACGCCGGCTTGGCGGCGAGGTACAGGGAGTCCGGCAGCGTCGTGGCCGGGGCCACGTCGAGCTGGTTGCGGACGTAGTCCCAGTTCCCGGCCCGCAGCATCATCGACGCGGTGCTGCCGGGCGCCGTCGGGCTCTCGTACGTGGAGATGTCGTCGTACCCGCTCCCCGCCCCGACCCCGTGGCCGAGCCGGAACACCGCCGGCCGGCCCTGGCCGGGAGGATTGCTCGTCACCTCGTACGCCATGGTCGTGCCGTTCAGCCCCACGGGACCGGGGGTGCCGAGGACGTTCCCGACCACGTTCATGTACATGGCCTTCACCTCCATGGCGATGGCGGCGATCTGGTAGGTCTCGAACGCGTCGGTGCGCTCCTGCTTCCCGCTGGCGTAGTTGCGGAACAGCGTCATCCAGCCGGAGTTGCCCCACACGTTCTCGGTGGCGATCTGCGGCGAGTAGTTCCCCTCGGCCAGCTCCATGTAGGGGAAGGACGCGTGCCCGAGGTCCAGCGTCGTCTCCTGCAGGCCGCGGTCGGCGCTGGTCCAGGCGTCGTCGATGTAGTTGTAGGCGATCACGTTGCCGCCGCCGCTCGCGCGCAGCGTCACCGGCTTGTTCATGTAGTAGACGATGTTGTTCTCGACGAGCGTGTCGCTGGTGTGCTCGGACAGCGAGATCCCGTACGCTCCGCCGCCCTGCACCACGCGCGTCGCGTGGTGGAAGTACGAGTCGCGGATCTCGTTCCGGAAGCTCCGCTCGACCAGCAGGTGCGCGCCGCGCATCCCGTTCCCCTGGCCGAGCGTCCCGTCCGCGGCCGGGTTGGCCGAGACCGTGCCGTCCGACTCGACGCCCTTCACCCAGCAGTACGCGGTGTCCATCATGTGGATCTGGTTGTTCTGCCCGCCGGTGACGTACAGGTCCTCGATCCCCGCGTACTTCACGGTCACCGGCGCCTTGAACACCTGCGCCGCGAACGCCACGTCGAAGCCGAGGTGGATCTGCGGCCGGATCGTGAGCAGGTTGCCGCTCTTCCCGGTCACCTCCACCGTCTGCCCCATCGAGCGCGGCCCCGAGGTCGCGGGCCCGTAGTCCGGCCGCTTGAAGTACTGCACGCCGCCGTAGAACAGGTAGGACGGATCGTCGAGCTGGTCGATCTGGACGATGTCGCCCACCGCGAAGCTGCTCGCGTCGGCCACCGGGATCGTGGTCGCGCCCTTCGGCACGTCCGCGGTCACGTTCACCGCGGCGGCCCAGGTCGGCCAGCCGCGCCACACGTAGATGACGGCGGTGCTGCTCAGGTACGCGCGCAGCCGGGTCTGCGTCTTCCCCGCCCCGCGCAGCGTGACGCCCTTCGTGATCTGCAGGTAGGAGTTGAGCCGGTAGGTGCCGGCCGGCAGGTAGACGACCTGCCCCTCCGCGCACCCGTTGACGGCGGCCTGGATGGCCGGCTGCGCGTCGCCGCTGCCGTCCGTCCCGAACGCCGCCAGCCCGCGCGACGACGCCCACGCCGGCGTCACGGTCGCGCAGATCGTCGTCCGCGCGGGCACGCCCCCGGGGACGCCCGGCGCCCACGTCGTCCGCCGCTCGGGCGGGATCGGATCGCCCGCGATCCCGCTGGGCGGCGGATCCACCACGGTCGGCGACGAGACGGTGACCGCCGCGGCAGCGCTGCGGCTCGGATCGGCGGCGCTGGTGGCCACCACGTGGTAGGTGCCCGCGGTCGCAGGCGCGGTGTAGAGGCCCGACGCCGTGACGGTGCCGCCGGCGGCGCCCTCCTGCACCGACCAGGTCACGGCGGTGTTGGTGGAGCCCGACACGGTGGCGGTGAACTGCGCGCTGCCCCCTGCCGTCACCGCCGCGCTGCTCGGGCCGATCGCGACGGCGACCGGCGCGGGGGCGGGCGTGGAGCCCGAGGACGTCGTGACCCCGAGGTCGTCGAAGTAGAGCGTCGGGAGGCTGAGCCCGCGCCACTCCTGGACCGCGACCCCGGTGATGGCCGCGCCCGCCGGCGCGAGCGCCGACATCGGGACGGCGCAGGCCACCCAGGCGTTCGCGGGCACGGCGCCGCCCTGGCAGTACGGGCCGAGATCCGCGCCGTCGGTCCAGGCGCCGTTCACCACCGCGCGGACCCGGAGCGCCGCGCCGGCGCCGCCGGCTCCGCCGTTCACGTAGAGGCGCAGCGAGCTGCCGGTGTCCGGCGCGAAGGCGGCGCGGCTGAAGTAGATCCCCTCCCAGGGCCCGAACTGCACCGAGATGGCCCGCGTGCCGCTCGCCACCGGAGCGGTGCTCGCCAGCGAGTACACGCCGGCCCACGACCAGTCGGCCCAGGGGCTCACCATCGCGTCCGAGTAGATCGGCTGCGCGGGCGTGCTCGTGGGGGCCGGCACGGTCGCGCTCACCGCGGTGGACCGGGGCCCCTCGCCCGCGGCGCCGATCGCCGACACCGTGTACCAGTACGTCGAGCCCGCGACGACCGCGGTGTCGGTGTACGCGGCGGCGGTGACCGGCGCCGGCGTGAGGTTGGTCTCGGCGCCGGTCTGGGTGGCGGAGCGGTAGACCTCGTAGCCGGTCGCGCCGCTCACCGGCGCCCAGGAGACCGCGACGCCGGCGGTGGTCGCGGCCGCCGCCACGCCCGTCGGGGCGGCCGGGAGCGCCGGGGTGGGATCCGGCGTCGTGGTGGCGGTCCCCTCGAAGGACACGTCGTCCACGTACATGCGGGCCTGGCTCTTGCCCGCGTCCTCGGCGATGACGATCCCGTCGATGGTCGCGTCCACGGCGCCGATGGCGGCGAGCGGGACGGCGCAGCGGACCCACGCGTTCTTCGGGATCCTGCCGCCGTCGCAGTAGGGGGCGAGCGCGGCCTCGGGCGTCGGCACGCCGCCGATGCTGGCGCGGACCGCCAGCGCCCGGCGGGCGCCGCTCGCGCCGCCGTTCACGTACAGCGTCAGCTCGGTGAGCCCCGCGGTGCTCAGGCCCGCCGTCTGGAAGCGCAGGTCGCTCCAGGGCGCGAAGTCCACCGCGATCGAGCTCGCGCCGGAGTGGACCGGCGTCGCGTTCGAGAGGTCGTGCGGGGCCGACGACTGGTCGCTCCACTCGGCGCCGAGCGCGTCGGCGTACACGGCCGCGCCGGGCGCCAGGGCGGCGCTCGCGGCGCCGAGGGAGCCCGCCGGCTGCTCCCCGCCGCAGGCGGTGGCGAGCAGCACGGCGGCCAGGAGTGCGGCGGCACATCGGGTTCCGGGGACGGCGCGTCTGGGCATTTTACTCTCAGTGACCAGGGTGGTGCGGCGCCGTCGCCGGGCGGAGCGCGCGCGGGGGTTCGCGCTGGCGGGCGACCGGGCGGGCGCTCGCCAGCGCTCGGAGTGGCTGGGAACGGCCGGACCCCAGTGCGATCCGCGTGCCACCAGGGGCGTTGCGCGCGCGCCCCCCGCGTTTCGCGCGATCGCGATCCAGGCCGATCCGCGGTCGCGGACGGAGCGTGCGCGTCACGATCGCGGAAATTCGCCGCACCTCACGGATCTTCGAGGTGAGCGACGCGGCGCGGATCGCCTACATGCGCCGCGATCGTACGCGCTCAAACGACCTCGCGAGCGCGACCCGCGGACGGCGATCGCCGGACGCGAAACGGGCGGCGCCCCGGGGAGGAGCGCCGCCCGTCGCGAGGCGGAGGGCTGCGAGTGCCTGCTACGGCGTGCCGGCGTCGAACCGCGCCTTCGCCGGGAGGACCGCCACCTTCGTGCTGCCCGCGGGATCCACCCACGGCCACGGGTTCGACCCGAAGAACGCCGGCTTCGCGACCCGGTACAGCGACGCGGGCAGCTCCTCGCCCGGATCGGCGTCGAGCTGGTTCCGGACGTAGTCCCAGTTCCCGGCCCGCAGCATCATCGCCGCGGTGCTGCCAGGGGCCGTCGGGCTCTCGTACGTCGCGATGTC from Anaeromyxobacter dehalogenans 2CP-C includes:
- a CDS encoding glycosyl hydrolase family 28-related protein, which encodes MLLATACGGEQPAGSLGAASAALAPGAAVYADALGAEWSDQSSAPHDLSNATPVHSGASSIAVDFAPWSDLRFQTAGLSTAGLTELTLYVNGGASGARRALAVRASIGGVPTPEAALAPYCDGGRIPKNAWVRCAVPLAAIGAVDATIDGIVIAEDAGKSQARMYVDDVSFEGTATTTPDPTPALPAAPTGVAAAATTAGVAVSWAPVSGATGYEVYRSATQTGAETNLTPAPVTAAAYTDTAVVAGSTYWYTVSAIGAAGEGPRSTAVSATVPAPTSTPAQPIYSDAMVSPWADWSWAGVYSLASTAPVASGTRAISVQFGPWEGIYFSRAAFAPDTGSSLRLYVNGGAGGAGAALRVRAVVNGAWTDGADLGPYCQGGAVPANAWVACAVPMSALAPAGAAITGVAVQEWRGLSLPTLYFDDLGVTTSSGSTPAPAPVAVAIGPSSAAVTAGGSAQFTATVSGSTNTAVTWSVQEGAAGGTVTASGLYTAPATAGTYHVVATSAADPSRSAAAAVTVSSPTVVDPPPSGIAGDPIPPERRTTWAPGVPGGVPARTTICATVTPAWASSRGLAAFGTDGSGDAQPAIQAAVNGCAEGQVVYLPAGTYRLNSYLQITKGVTLRGAGKTQTRLRAYLSSTAVIYVWRGWPTWAAAVNVTADVPKGATTIPVADASSFAVGDIVQIDQLDDPSYLFYGGVQYFKRPDYGPATSGPRSMGQTVEVTGKSGNLLTIRPQIHLGFDVAFAAQVFKAPVTVKYAGIEDLYVTGGQNNQIHMMDTAYCWVKGVESDGTVSANPAADGTLGQGNGMRGAHLLVERSFRNEIRDSYFHHATRVVQGGGAYGISLSEHTSDTLVENNIVYYMNKPVTLRASGGGNVIAYNYIDDAWTSADRGLQETTLDLGHASFPYMELAEGNYSPQIATENVWGNSGWMTLFRNYASGKQERTDAFETYQIAAIAMEVKAMYMNVVGNVLGTPGPVGLNGTTMAYEVTSNPPGQGRPAVFRLGHGVGAGSGYDDISTYESPTAPGSTASMMLRAGNWDYVRNQLDVAPATTLPDSLYLAAKPAFFGSSPWPWVDPAGSTKVAVLPAKARFDAGTP
- a CDS encoding glycosyltransferase; amino-acid sequence: MARPKVCMVSYGESNTTLPPMFNEALSLAEAGFEVESIALAASPGGPMVETYAAGFSTRRFHLRTRGFFHARLGHSVANPAVAALQYVLSYAEFVARAAVRAWRSRADAYTAHDLPALLPTLLAAKARGRPLVYRAHELYPETHARVRFAWFWRLLDRVLVPRCDEVVTPDDNRSRIYREELGARSPPLTVRNCPPYRPPVESTRLRDELSRRGVACSTIVLYQGLVDSMRCIEEIAEASRHFDDGVVLVIMGGGFGAWADPGARLADHARIVVLPPVPYRELAPYTASADVGVLLYRNDCRNNYYCAPNKLFEYMMMGLPVVAPSFPGMARIVAGDDVGLCVDPSRPEEIAAAVNRLARDPAARARMRANGLRLSQERYNWRVESEPLLERYRALVAERRTTAPSTGELA
- a CDS encoding polysaccharide biosynthesis/export family protein; translation: MSDQLAASGRVLSRGVLALAAVLSSACGPTGRYIRAEDLPPAQADADYRVARGDVLGVRVWNQENMSVEQARVREDGRISMPFLQDVNAAGQTPAELAQRIQAQLKTYVVNPVVTVTVVEMQPLRVSVTGEVMRPGLYDLERGAGVLSALAAAGSFTEFAHRDRVFVLRHAAAPGDAAVTRIRFRYEALIQAERRSAAFRLQPGDVVVVE
- a CDS encoding oligosaccharide flippase family protein, translating into MLEGVARPSLLRRLSCAPGMPAPVRRLAERIEGSHLATRLAEGAFWSFAGSALSRAFALAASVVTARFLGKAQYGELGVLLSTLLTFQAFASLGLGMTATKYVSELRTKDPERAGRILGMSAVLSAATGVLAAALLWAFAPWLASSTIGAPHLTEPLRIAGLGLVFTTMGGAQTGALAGFEAFRTQTQLNVWLGLLGVPIAVVGVWRWGLQGAVWATVVTAALQWALTHVAVRVHARRDRVPVSPRGWWREQRILWTFSLPALAQGVMVGPVSWAAAAILVNQPGGYPEMGAFSAANQWYAAVLFLPNALCGPVLPVLSERVGRGDGPGVRAVLRAAVAMNAAAVIPIVAAGCLASPWLVRIYGPQFADAWPTFAVVLITAGIVAITNPVGYVLAASERLWLGFLMNSGWAAAFLVATVLLVGWGSLGLATGRLLAYALHFGWTLWFAMRFVRAGAARGT
- the wecB gene encoding non-hydrolyzing UDP-N-acetylglucosamine 2-epimerase, with the translated sequence MTRDLKLLVVMGTRPEAIKLAPVIRELRRLPAATTHVCFTGQHREMVTSILSFFDLRVDSDLDVMRPDQSLSGLASRALVGLDGVLTSFAPDWTIVQGDTTTAFCAALASFHRRVRVAHVEAGLRSFDRFKPYPEEVNRVMISAVTDLHFCPTATARDNLLAERVAPDRIHVVGNTVIDALHAGVERMKGDEAVARSVASAFPGLRADRDFVLVTGHRRESFGKPFEDLCHAIRDVARDQDLQFVYPVHLNPNVRKPVFEVLGTAPNVHLGAPVGYPELIWLAQRCRFILTDSGGIQEEAAALGKPVLVMREVTERRESVDAGVSRLVGTSRAAIQEWCVRLATDQAAYRQMARVVDVYGDGHASERIAAALGARSS
- a CDS encoding WecB/TagA/CpsF family glycosyltransferase, which encodes MEPTASHALAGTPGSGNRRVRIGQLWLDALTMAEAIERIGALVRAGAGGSVFTPNVDHVVTAEDDGAFRSAYAEASLSLADGQALVWAMRLLGTPVPEKVSGSDLVWPLMQHAGAARWRVYLLGGAPGSAELAAARLERELGVVVAGVDAPRVAVEGDTGERGILERVRRADAQLVVVGLGAPKQERFIQRSLPHLGPAVALGLGASIDFLAGRVRRAPRWVSRGGLEWLFRLSQEPRRLAHRYLVKDPRFLAIVARTARQPAADREGRRPWLADATDRAPSPRAGTAP